In Carassius gibelio isolate Cgi1373 ecotype wild population from Czech Republic chromosome A10, carGib1.2-hapl.c, whole genome shotgun sequence, the DNA window GGACACCACAGTGCGGATGGTTAACCAGCTACAGAGCACAGCAGATGTGCAGGTATTCATTCAGTTGTGCAACAACTGCCCTTATCTAACAAATCAAAGGGTCTATGTCCATCTTACTACACCACAGGCCACAAATAGTTTCATGAGGTTTTTGGGTTCTGACTGTATGTGTGCTAATGGGAAATCTTGTGTTTAAGGTTCCACCACTGACCGAAGAAGAGCAAGAAGCGAGAGATGTTCTCTGCTCATCCCTTTCTGCGTTAAATGTAGAGGTTAGACattttgtaatgctttttatTACCATAATTATACAACTACACTATCAATCAAATTCTGGggttggtaattattattattatttatatatatatatatatatatgcgcataCCAAggccttatttatttgttcagatacaacctaaatattacaatttaaaattactgttttctaagttaataaattatgaaatctaatttattcatgaattttcaacatcattaatctgtcacatgattcttcagaactcattctaatgctgatttgtttatcaatgttgaaaatagttattctgctaaatatttttgtgataaagtgatacttttttttcagaattatttaaataaatcaactttttattaatattattttaaatggaaagattttctattattatcattattataagtctcgactgtcactttttataattttaaagcatCCTTATACAATatgtgttaatttctttaaaaaaaaaaaaaaggaaaaaaatgactGAACCAAAGTTTTAAACAGCTTGCATGTAACTATTAAAATTAAGTCGTTTGTGACGTTTTGAGACAAAACCTACTTGGAGTTAGTAAATGTGTTTGCTTCTTTAGGCCATGCTGACAGAAGAACCTCAAACTCAAGCACAGTCTGAATGTAAGGACAGAAGAAAACTATCAACATTTAAGCAGTTCTAACACTTGAACAATGTCAAAGATCatcagcatctgtgtgtgtgtatatgtgtgtgtgtgtgtgtgtgtatgtgtatgtgtatgtatatatatatatatatatatatatatatatatatatatatatatatatatatatatatatatatatatatatataataaatatatttttctttcttgcagCACAGAATATGTGTGAAGAGGTGTCTGAGGGGACATTTGAGACTGTCCCACGTAGTGTACGTAGTAACTTGAAACTGAATGACCTCAATACGTTCTATAAGCAGTTATCCGAGCACTTCTCAGATAAGAACAGGTTTGTCTTTTCATATTTGTGCAAAAACATCACCTTTATAATGCTGAGTCCTAATGTGATTAATAATTCACTGTAACTTAAGACAACTAAATGGTTTCTAAAACATTTGATCTAAATATTTTCATTCTTTTCTCTTCAGAGGGCCAATAAGCACTCAGAGGATGAAGAAGCTGAAGATGAAAGTCAGTGATTCTGCACTGAAGACCTTACAGCACCTTAAACTCATTGAGCTGGATAATAAAGGACTTGTGTCATTGCTGGCAAAAGACTGAGAAACGAAATAAGATGCACAAAACCCCACCAAAACATGTAAATCCTCCAGTTCCTTCCACCATTGTTCTAAACTAAAACCCTTCTTACACTTTGATTGGATCAGCAGTTTAGAACAGGACTGACAGTGGActtgaaaacatttcaaaaacattgctTCCGTGAAGTATATCCATGAATCAGgattgcataatttatttttctgtcccATTTCCTATGCATAATGTTATGCAGCCATTATTAAATTATAGCATAACCTGTTGTGGCATCATTAGATTTGTATAAGAAAGAAACTGTACAGCataagtttattttttgttaaggGAAACAGGTATTTATGTAATTTCAGATCAGTGAAGCATAGGAGAACATATTTCAATGTCAAATTCAgtgtattcacttttttttttttctttttttttttttggcttgctgTTGTAATTACTTTGAGtatgcaataaaatatattttatatatactgtgagtgtgtatgtatatgtgtgtgtatatatatatatatatatatatatatatttgcgtcCTTTATTTAAAAGCTACTGAATACAAGTCCCTGCCAATAAATTTCTTTAGCAACAACATCAGAACTCCAAATAGAATTTATAACATATTAATGGTTTACATATATTTAGTAACATCAAAGCTCAAATGTTTTATGTACATAAGAACAAGTTAGAaagttaaggttttttttaaacattttctttcattaaacGGAACATAAAGGAACACAAACCACATTCATTAAGCATCTAAAATGGAAACGATTCAGATGCAAAAATTCAGGATCGGCTTATCTTTAACCGTGCAGATTGACTGACTCTAGAACTGTCTGCTCAAGAACTccactgataaaaaataaagtaatgaaACGACAAAAATAAAATGGTGGAGCTTTTTCAACCAGGAAAACCAGTAGGATTTTGAAACTAGTTTTAATTAGTAATTCATCTGTAAAAGGTTTCATTTCTGTTGATAATATCTACAATGCTAACAAAAGCAATATGATATACACTACACTGTTTTCCTAAGGTCAAATGCATTTTATTCTAGGCTTCTTGTGAACCTGTTAGGATGGTTCTCCTGATCAGCTGCCTCAGTCTTCTCTCCCAGCTCGTTTATACATTCTACAGAAAGAAAACGAATATGGTTTCGTCCAGTTAAACACTTCATTGGGCTTTTTATGCTTGTATACTAACCCTTGAAAGGCGGCAAGAAAAATATTTCCACTTACCTGCTGTCTCTATGTAGTCCCCTTCTGGACAGCCCAAGTCCTCTCTTACATCAGACTGAGACCCGCTAGACCAAATACAGATTAATGTTTAACATTATTATGTACTGCAATATTGTCTACAGTTGTGCACCGCTCTACCCAAAGGGAGTTTATGTTTGTTGTAAATAAAGGTGTATTCTTTTCTTTTGCACAATGCTGTGAACAAATTAGAATTGCAAAGAGCATATGcagtaaaaatgtgaaacatCCATATTCCGTGTCTTGTACTCCGTTACCTCACTAAATACAGTAATGTGGAACTGCTTTTTCAAATGGCTGTGCAAATAGTCTAAAGTGCTGTCTTGAGCATTTTCAGGTAGTGTCACCAAGATCTGCCTTTTTTGCATTGGAAAACATTGACCGAGTAAACCGTCATAATGACTATCTTGTTTATAAACAATGGTGTCAGGACTTTTCATCTTGATGACACTTTCACTGACATGACTACTTGCTTTTGAGGAATGACTTATCCATTTTTTAGCAAGTGACATGCTTTTGAAGGTTATCAACTAGGTTTTGTAGTTTGTACTAATTGTTTTGAGAACCGCATTAACTGTTGTGCAAATGTAAATAGTTATATGAGAAATTAAAagaggaaaaactgtaaaagtgcATATTACAAATCAGATGCACTGATTGCAATTTTGGCCAATATTGAATAATATGTCTCCAATATAggtaaaagatatatatataaaaaaaaacatataaatgtaaattgcatatatataatttattgtaacTTCTTAAATAGATTACTTGATAAAAACTTAACTCTCTGTGCAGACAGTATGGGATGAAGCACTGCCCCGTGGTGATGAGTCCAACAGACTCTGGAGGTGAGGGAGGGGTTCGGTGCCAACCTGCACGTACTGAGGATGCGTCCTACGGCCTGTAATTAAACAGTGTTCACAATTAGACTGACCCGCACAACATATTGTGAATCTTGATTTGTTACATTCTTCCTATTCACTTTGTACCTTCTGGGCTGCGTGGGGTGGGTGGATGTCCTCTGCTGAAAGGGATGGGCGGGGCTTCAGCTGACTCCACCCATTCTTTGTGATGGGCTGGTGAACAGGATATGCTGGAGAGGTCTGCAATCTCAGCCAGGTCTGGCAAACAACTGATCGAACAAAATTACCAAAACACAGATGACAAATGACCCATGCATTTAACGAAAGTGAcaaaatacactaccatttaaaatttGGGGGTCATtaagatattaatattttaaaaagtaatatataccTGTAATGGCAAGGCTAAATaattctgcatcattactccagtctttggtgtcacatggtcctttagaaataattctaatatgctgatttgctgctcaagaaacctttctcattattatcaacaattgtgctgcttacattttttgtggaaaccttgatacatttttttggggggggttctttgataaataaaaaagtgcaaaagcacagcatttatttgaaataggaatttttttgtaacattataaatgcctttactttgctaaaatattttaataatattgactgtactattaattaatattataagtaatataaaaaaaatgacaaaagcaaagaAAATTACTGAAAAAAGAACAAATTGAAAATATTAggctataaataataaacataaggctgattcaaaatattaagaaaaactataatagaatataaagattaaaataacactgctgaCCCCAACATTTTTAACTTGTTAGAGAgttaataaaaaagaacattgtTATTACATTTAACTAAATTTGATCAGCCTTTACTAAGCTTTGTGTGAGATACTTTATTTCTTGTACCTGATGGTAGGAATGCACCTGCGCACAGGGGAAATAGATTCAGAATACTTTGAGTCCTCTTGAGCAAGATGGTATTCTAGATAATAATAAGGGTGACATAAAGGTtattaaaaaagacaaatgttACCCACAAAGCTATAGCAATACAATGACTGCAGGCTGGTTTTCACCAGCCTGTTTCCCCTCTGCTGGAGATGAGCTGGGTCGACAGACCTCCACTGTGACATCTAACTCATCCTCTGAGCTCACTGACTGAGAAATAAAGGGTGGGGGAATTATACCTCCTTTATTCTTCAAGCCATATGCCTAATCTTCTGattttattgtgttatttaaaaGAGTATCCTAAAAAATTGTCTATTTTCACCTGAGAACGCTCTTCACCAGATGATGTGCAGATGGATGTGTTTAGGTGTGTAGAACATACTAGATTGCTGTGTCTGTGTACAGTCCGAACCATCTGAACTTCCCTCGTCCTTGTGCCACAACATACATTAAAGTGTACATATTTATCATTTTGATAGCATTTTGTTCTAGAAGTTCACCTATGATGTTAATCAAGGTTTAAGTCATACAACAATCCTgatttaatgtgaaaaaaatacattacctGGTACAAAAAATAAAGGTCACAGTTTATCACCTTTATTTGGCTCGCTGCCTCCAGCACTCCACAGGTCACATCGAAAGTGTGATTGATAGTGTGGTAATTTGTGCTCTCCTCACTATCAGTCTGAATACCTGGCATTAAATAGGATTTAATATAAAAAGAAAGATTTTGAATTTAATACGGGATTTAACCTAAATAAAGTACCTACTTCACCAACACCAACACCTGGTTAAAAATGAAAGATGATATTTAAAAACATGTGGCTAACCAAACAGTTGCATGAGATTGAACAACATAAGGGTCAGTAAATTATAAATCTTcacttttaggtgaactatccctttaacagcaaTTGCAGGCACAGCTCTACTGAACAGCTCTAAAACTCTTGAACAGTTGCTCCAGATCAGTGCTTTCCTGGGGGTCAGATTCCTGGTAGCTGTTACACTATGTCTATCCTGTAGGTGGAGCTGTTGCTCTCCTCCATCCTCACTGTCCCTGCTGCCAAAAGCACTCAAGAGTGACCCCAAACGCACACGTCATTAGGGCCACCATTTCACTAACCTCACCTGCACAACAGGTCACATGTCACCTCTTAGACAGTCTTTGAACTGGATAAATTGCACATGAAGATAATGAAAGGTGTGGCTGTTGTCTCTCACTGGTCCTTGAGGGTTTCGTCTGGAAATATTCTTCAAGACAAGATCGACCTGTGCTGTCTTTCTGGGTCTCAGACAACCCAAGTTGTACATATAATCTGAGAGAAAGAGATGTACTGCTTATTTTTTGTCATGTTATTGCCTATTTGTTCATATTTATCTTTCCTGTTGTTGCCACCCATCTATCATTCTTCTTTTCTATATGATTTATATTAGTCTTTTTCTGCTAATGCTCTTATACTGAGGTACCTCTCAGTCTTTTGACATCCTGTCTGTTGCTGTCCTCTTTTTGTTGGTTCAACTCTCTTCAAGTCCCTTTCCTTCTCCTGTAAGCAAAGCTTTTTCCTCATGTCCCTTTTCGAACGGTGGCCCCATAGCCTTCCCAACACCATCATTGCGCTCTTTCTCCATGTTCACGTTCTTCATCAGAGCATCCACCTCATCAAAGCATGGGGCGCCCAATCGGGATGCCTCCACATTATCCAGACTCTGCTCAGCTTGCTATAGAACAACCTAAGACACTTTGGAGGTTGAGAACAATAGAGCCAGTATGCTTTGAGATAGAGTGGCTACTTGCCAGATTCGTGTCTGTATCACTATAGTTAGAACAAGGTGGCTCAGAAAGTGGGGTTTGATGGGTAGTTGGCCTTTCATGCAAAGCAGTGATGTCACTATGCGAAATATCTGAGTGGAAGTCATTAGTGTCTGTGGTGGACTCTTCTTCTCTGCTGATTCTTTTCAGGTGATGTTCCCGGATTTCACTGTGTACTGCGGCCCTGCACTGCTGATATACGAAGAAGAAAGAATAATACAATCAAACTATATTaatgtattacattacattaatgttcaTATTTTCTATCCTCTAAAAGTTTCCCTTATGATGACCGGATGGAATTCCCACCAGATTTGTCTTGCTCTCTTGTCTGATTAATATCTGTATTCCATCCAGGGATGCTCTGAAGCACTGACCATGAGTGCCACCCACCTCTAGTCTTCTCGCTTCTAATCTCCTGTTGTAGATTAGATTGCACCATTTACTCTCAGGATGATATAAATTACTCTCTTTATCTCAAAAAAACCTTGTACAATGTATCCTTAATAGTTTTACTTACTACTTTAAATTTTTTCTATCATGTCACCCgccaacttttgaacagtagtgaacattcAGCAAATAGAGCATGTTACATGTGCACAGATGCATACTGATGAGATACAGTAACAGAATTAAACCAGTGTGCAAACCCTTATATGACAGCGATTGTAGCACAAATCTTGCAGGCCGCTGGTTCTATGATGGGCTCTGTGCTGGAGGCCTGTCTG includes these proteins:
- the LOC128021073 gene encoding spindle and kinetochore-associated protein 2-like isoform X2 — its product is METVDKLEAMFQKTEADIEYVEKRLKFDFMANAREAGTVEGNPLQLLENLSAIKARHAALCAQVEEIEVEQKRSMDSIRAHLDTTVRMVNQLQSTADVQAMLTEEPQTQAQSESQNMCEEVSEGTFETVPRSVRSNLKLNDLNTFYKQLSEHFSDKNRGPISTQRMKKLKMKVSDSALKTLQHLKLIELDNKGLVSLLAKD
- the LOC128021073 gene encoding spindle and kinetochore-associated protein 2-like isoform X3, whose protein sequence is MANAREAGTVEGNPLQLLENLSAIKARHAALCAQVEEIEVEQKRSMDSIRAHLDTTVRMVNQLQSTADVQVPPLTEEEQEARDVLCSSLSALNVEAMLTEEPQTQAQSESQNMCEEVSEGTFETVPRSVRSNLKLNDLNTFYKQLSEHFSDKNRGPISTQRMKKLKMKVSDSALKTLQHLKLIELDNKGLVSLLAKD
- the LOC128021073 gene encoding spindle and kinetochore-associated protein 2-like isoform X1 codes for the protein METVDKLEAMFQKTEADIEYVEKRLKFDFMANAREAGTVEGNPLQLLENLSAIKARHAALCAQVEEIEVEQKRSMDSIRAHLDTTVRMVNQLQSTADVQVPPLTEEEQEARDVLCSSLSALNVEAMLTEEPQTQAQSESQNMCEEVSEGTFETVPRSVRSNLKLNDLNTFYKQLSEHFSDKNRGPISTQRMKKLKMKVSDSALKTLQHLKLIELDNKGLVSLLAKD